One Bacillus sp. 1780r2a1 DNA segment encodes these proteins:
- a CDS encoding vitamin B12-dependent ribonucleotide reductase: MTVIVNQKVNMNIEKLNQDIERFPQVHPITPDMKITHKGVSRLVMLDRYAFKDTEKLTLSKGDFVVLTVKEDPKFPARGLGYVESINFDQKMAVVKVEDEFRGALAPEEAESGLITRSLDVIEKPLEIFYEQIAKRNATGLASAEQTEEKRNEWFEKFYQELVQMNFVPAGRVLYGAGAETDVTYFNCYVMPYVKDSREGISEHRKQVMEIMSRGGGVGTNGSTLRPRNTLARGVNGKSSGSVSWLDDIAKLTHLVEQGGSRRGAQMIMLADWHPDIVEFIISKMQNPRILRFLIENTNDEMIKKHAQDKLKFTPLTESEKDMYQGIINYKQIPGLGGFSEKIIADAEEKLQTGGTYSVHNSEFLTGANISVCLTKEFMDAVENDSEYDLRFPDVESYSKEEMAHYNESWHEVGDVREWEKQGNKVRTYRKIRAKELWNLVNICATYSAEPGIFFFDNANDMTNAQAYGQHVVATNPCGEQPLAPFSVCNLAAVNLAQMADKETKTVNFEKLRQTVETGVRMQDNVIDATPYFLEENQKQALGERRVGLGVMGLHDLLIYCETEYGSEKGNELVDQVFETIATTAYRASVELGKEKGSFPFLIGDSEEETARLREAFTNTGFMKKMPEDIRESIKEHGIRNSHLLTVAPTGSTGTMVGVSTGLEPYFSFSYFRSGRLGKFIEVKADIVQEYLDQHPEADPNNLPEWFISAMELAPEAHADVQCVIQRWIDSSISKTVNAPRGYTVEQVQKVYERLYKGGAKGGTVYVDGSRDAQVLTLKAEENTFDEEVKERKAEKPHVVLVDTINEVGSTDVTIGSEVGNTCPVCRQGTVEEMGGCNTCTNCGAQLKCGL; the protein is encoded by the coding sequence ATGACTGTTATAGTTAATCAAAAAGTAAATATGAATATTGAAAAGCTCAATCAAGATATTGAACGCTTTCCGCAAGTACACCCAATTACACCCGATATGAAAATTACTCATAAAGGTGTATCTCGACTCGTAATGTTAGACCGCTATGCGTTTAAAGATACGGAAAAACTTACGTTATCAAAAGGAGACTTTGTTGTTTTAACCGTAAAGGAAGATCCGAAGTTTCCAGCTCGAGGACTTGGCTATGTGGAAAGCATTAATTTTGACCAAAAGATGGCAGTCGTAAAGGTTGAAGATGAATTTCGCGGAGCTTTAGCGCCTGAAGAAGCAGAAAGTGGACTTATTACTCGTTCATTAGACGTAATTGAAAAACCACTGGAAATCTTCTACGAGCAAATTGCAAAACGTAACGCTACTGGGTTAGCTTCCGCTGAACAAACGGAAGAGAAGCGAAACGAATGGTTTGAAAAATTCTATCAAGAGCTTGTTCAAATGAACTTTGTACCAGCTGGACGCGTTCTGTACGGAGCGGGAGCTGAAACGGATGTTACATACTTTAACTGCTATGTAATGCCATATGTAAAAGATTCTCGCGAAGGAATTTCTGAACACCGTAAGCAAGTTATGGAAATCATGAGCCGAGGTGGAGGAGTTGGAACAAATGGTTCAACTCTGCGTCCACGCAACACGCTAGCGCGTGGTGTAAACGGTAAATCATCAGGTTCTGTCTCTTGGTTAGACGATATTGCGAAACTTACGCACCTTGTAGAGCAAGGCGGTTCTCGTCGCGGTGCTCAAATGATTATGTTAGCGGATTGGCATCCAGATATTGTTGAGTTTATTATCTCTAAAATGCAAAATCCACGCATTTTACGATTCTTAATTGAAAACACAAATGATGAAATGATTAAAAAACATGCCCAAGATAAGCTGAAATTTACGCCGCTTACGGAATCTGAAAAGGACATGTACCAAGGAATTATCAATTATAAGCAAATTCCAGGTCTTGGTGGATTCAGCGAGAAAATTATTGCAGATGCTGAAGAAAAGCTACAAACTGGTGGAACGTATAGCGTTCATAATTCTGAATTCTTAACAGGAGCAAACATTTCTGTTTGTTTAACAAAAGAGTTTATGGATGCAGTTGAAAACGATAGTGAATACGATCTTCGCTTCCCAGATGTAGAAAGCTATTCGAAAGAAGAAATGGCACACTACAACGAAAGCTGGCATGAGGTAGGAGATGTTCGCGAGTGGGAAAAACAAGGTAATAAGGTTCGTACGTATCGTAAAATTCGTGCAAAAGAGCTTTGGAACTTAGTTAACATTTGTGCAACGTACTCCGCAGAACCAGGTATCTTCTTCTTTGATAATGCGAACGACATGACAAATGCACAAGCATACGGTCAGCATGTTGTAGCGACAAATCCATGTGGAGAACAACCACTTGCACCGTTTTCAGTTTGTAATTTAGCCGCTGTAAATTTAGCGCAAATGGCAGATAAAGAGACAAAAACAGTGAACTTTGAAAAACTTCGTCAAACGGTTGAAACGGGTGTGCGCATGCAGGATAACGTTATTGATGCAACGCCTTACTTCTTAGAAGAAAACCAAAAGCAAGCTCTTGGTGAGCGTCGTGTAGGTCTTGGTGTAATGGGGCTTCATGATTTACTTATCTACTGTGAAACAGAGTACGGTTCTGAAAAAGGAAATGAACTTGTTGATCAAGTATTTGAAACAATTGCAACAACAGCATACCGTGCATCTGTAGAGCTTGGAAAAGAAAAAGGAAGCTTCCCATTCTTAATTGGTGATTCAGAAGAGGAAACAGCTCGTTTACGTGAAGCTTTCACTAACACAGGGTTTATGAAAAAAATGCCGGAAGATATTCGAGAAAGCATCAAAGAGCACGGTATTCGTAACTCACACTTACTAACTGTAGCACCGACTGGTAGCACAGGAACAATGGTTGGCGTATCAACAGGTCTTGAACCATACTTCTCATTCTCTTACTTCCGAAGCGGTCGCTTAGGGAAATTTATTGAAGTAAAAGCAGATATCGTTCAAGAATATTTAGACCAACATCCAGAAGCGGATCCAAATAACCTTCCTGAATGGTTTATTTCAGCAATGGAATTGGCTCCAGAAGCTCATGCTGATGTTCAGTGTGTTATTCAGCGTTGGATTGATAGTTCAATTAGTAAAACAGTAAACGCACCTCGTGGCTATACAGTTGAACAAGTTCAAAAAGTGTACGAGCGTTTATATAAAGGCGGAGCAAAAGGTGGTACAGTTTATGTAGACGGTAGCCGTGATGCTCAGGTATTAACGCTAAAAGCAGAAGAAAACACATTTGATGAAGAAGTAAAAGAAAGAAAAGCAGAAAAGCCACACGTTGTATTAGTAGATACAATCAACGAAGTAGGATCAACAGACGTAACGATTGGTTCTGAAGTTGGAAATACGTGTCCGGTTTGTCGCCAAGGAACAGTTGAAGAAATGGGTGGCTGCAACACATGTACAAATTGTGGTGCCCAGTTAAAGTGTGGTTTATAA
- a CDS encoding lipoate--protein ligase family protein, translating into MKQKWRFIDSKERSPYYNMALDEALLEWHSTGQIPPTIRFYGWNPPTLSIGYFQKAEKEINFEQVDELGLGFVRRPTGGRGVLHDEELTYSVIVSENYPNMPKTVTEAYRVISEGLLEGFRSLGLEAYFAIPRTEEEKNSLKNPRSSVCFDAPSWYELVVEGRKIAGSAQTRQKGVILQHGSILLEIDEDKLFSVFNYPNDRVKERMQRAFRSKAVAINAIAGRKIQMEEAKEAFYKGFASALNIDLEPYELTEEEERYVEELAQKKYASDEWNFRR; encoded by the coding sequence ATGAAGCAAAAATGGAGATTCATTGATTCAAAAGAACGTTCGCCATATTATAACATGGCACTTGATGAGGCGCTTTTAGAGTGGCATAGCACTGGTCAAATACCACCAACGATTCGATTTTACGGCTGGAATCCTCCAACATTATCAATTGGCTACTTTCAAAAAGCCGAAAAAGAAATTAACTTTGAACAAGTAGATGAATTAGGATTAGGGTTTGTACGTCGTCCAACAGGTGGTAGAGGCGTTTTGCACGACGAGGAGCTTACCTACAGCGTTATTGTATCGGAAAACTATCCAAATATGCCTAAGACGGTGACTGAGGCGTATCGCGTCATTTCTGAAGGATTATTAGAGGGGTTTCGCTCATTAGGGCTTGAAGCATACTTTGCAATTCCTCGAACGGAAGAAGAAAAGAATAGCTTAAAAAATCCACGTTCATCTGTTTGTTTTGATGCACCTTCATGGTATGAGCTTGTGGTAGAAGGACGTAAGATTGCCGGAAGCGCACAAACTCGTCAAAAAGGGGTTATCTTACAGCACGGTTCAATTTTATTAGAGATTGATGAAGATAAATTATTTAGCGTATTTAATTATCCAAATGATCGTGTGAAAGAGAGAATGCAGCGTGCGTTTCGTTCCAAAGCTGTTGCAATTAACGCTATTGCAGGTCGTAAAATTCAAATGGAAGAAGCTAAGGAAGCATTTTATAAAGGCTTTGCTAGCGCTTTAAATATTGACTTAGAACCTTATGAGTTAACAGAAGAAGAAGAGCGTTATGTAGAAGAATTGGCACAAAAGAAGTATGCTTCTGATGAATGGAATTTTAGAAGATAA
- a CDS encoding rhodanese-like domain-containing protein: MWALIIVLAAIIIYSVVMFFYQRRIMKTLTEEEFRSGYRKAQLVDIREPNEFENGHILGARNIPLSQFRMRIKEFRTDQPVYIYCQSGMRTGRAAQLLRKHGVKEIHDLKGGFKAWNGKIKTKK; this comes from the coding sequence ATGTGGGCACTAATCATTGTACTTGCGGCAATTATTATCTATTCTGTCGTAATGTTTTTTTACCAACGTCGCATTATGAAAACGTTAACGGAGGAAGAATTCCGAAGCGGTTACCGTAAAGCACAGCTAGTTGATATTCGCGAACCAAATGAGTTTGAAAACGGACATATTTTAGGCGCAAGAAATATTCCCCTTTCACAGTTCCGTATGCGTATAAAGGAGTTTCGCACTGATCAACCTGTTTATATTTATTGCCAAAGTGGCATGCGAACAGGTCGTGCTGCTCAACTCTTACGCAAGCATGGTGTGAAAGAAATTCATGACCTAAAAGGCGGATTCAAAGCAT